The window CAAATGATTCTTATTTACAACAGCCAACATAGAGACAAATGTTGGTTGTATGTTGTGCCATGTTTGTGACAGTTTGTGACAGTCATGTCAGTCTTATACACACACTTTCAAATAACATTCTGCCGACTGTACAATATGTCGCTATATAATGCAGTAGGTACAAAAATGGCATTTATCTCATAACtcatgtttctattttttcttgtaGAGGACAAAATAACTTTAGCGATAGcgtccacccccaccaccatcaaCACGACCACGGCAGCCACAGCTACACCTGCAACTCCCACCAGTGTTACAGCCACAACTCCAACTGCCAAAGATACGACAACCACAACTACAGCCACCACCACAActacaacagcaacaaacacaTTGCAGCAAACATTAACAACTGCCTCTATTACGACACCCCCACACACCACAACTACCACGAGCACCACTTCCCCAATACAGGAACCAGCTTCAACCACCCGGATAATTCATGGGAACCAAACACATGGAGTTAAAAAACTAGCCGTGAAGGCTACAACTGGGAACCtgtacaacaaacacacagactccCCCAGACAGGCCAGCGACCCCCCGCCAGCAGGTGACAACAGCAATGATTGGATACGTAGATGGGGAACGGCTATCTTGGTGTTAGCTGCCGCCAACTTGTTTTTACtcatcgtcatcttcatcatgatgGTGAGtggaataaaacacacactgtcaccGACCAGGGTTTACTACGAAGCTCTATGTGACACATGAAGACAGCTACTGATTGTGATGACTGCTGGATTTACAGATGCTGTGGACTGTATGTAGTATATGACAGTAAACAGAGCACTGAGATTGTTTCCTAAGTTGCTAAGTTGGGGTAGCAGAGTGTCAGCTGAAATAAATCCATGAGTCCTCAGGAGAGTCTGCTGTTATCTTTGGATTTACCTTCCTGATCATAGAGGTACCGTTGAGACGAGAAGAAAGAAGAGTTAGTTCAGGAGAATCTAGACAGGAACAAAGAGACACAGAGTATAGTCTATAAGTGGTTTAGACCCCAGGAGGCAGTACGTCAGTTGCCTGGGAGCCAACACACTGATGGGATTGGCTAGGCTGACTTCATGAAGAGGGCTTTTGATGGGGACGATCTGGTTGGAGGTTCAAGGTGTCTGTTGTTGAGGTGAAGGGGATGGAGGTGGGTTTCAGTGGCAGCTGAAGAGAGCGAGAACATATTCAAGCTAACAGCCTGCAAGTGATTGGCCATCAGGAGAATATGACAGACTGTGATTGGATAAATGGATAACGAGGTGCTCAAACCTGAAGTAGAGGGACAGTGCTCATGACACAAAGAGCATGCACAGAGATATAGTCTGAGGTTTTGCTAAGCTTGATCTCTCTTGTGATGTTTGattgtttgcattatttttagGACAAACTCAATGAATATCGCTTCATATCATTATTCATCTATTTGATGCTTCTGTTTTCCAGTTTGTTCGATGGTGTggtaaaaaaacagaaaataatcatACAAACCCTTTTGAGGATTCTTGTTACTTTGAAAAGAAACAACTCCCCCAGGACCCTCTGCCAGCGTACACACCAGGAGCTCCAGCGATCCAGGGACCAGGACCAGTCCCTGTCACGGCTGTAAGCACtgctatctgtctgtctgtctgtctgtctgtctgtctgcctgtctgtctgtctgtctgtctgtctgtctgtctgtctgtctgtctgtctgtctgtctgtctgtctgtctgtctgtctgtctgtctgtctgtctgtctgtctgtctgtctgtctgtctgcctagTGGTATTCTAGTGGTATTCTAGTGGCAGCCTAGTGGCAGCCTGGTGGTAGCCCAGTGGTAGCCTAGTGGTAGCCCAGTGGTAGCCTAGTGGTAGCCTAGTGGTAGCCCAGTGATAGCCTAGTGGTAGCCCAGTGGTAGCCTAGTGGTAGCCCAGTGGTAGCCTAGTGGTAGCCCAGTGGTAGCCTAGTGGTAGCCTAGTGGTATCCTAGTGGTAGCCTAGTGGTAGCCCAATGATAGCCTAGTGGTATCCTAGTGGTAGCCCAGTGATAGCCTAGTGGTATCCTAGTGGTAGCCTGGTGGCAACCTGGTGGTAGCCTAGTGGCAGCCTGGTGGCAACCTGGTGGTAGCTTAGTAGTAGCCTAGTGGTATCCTAGTGGTATCCTAGTGGTAGCCTGGTGGTAGCCCAGTGGTAGCCTGGTGGTAGCCTAGTGATAGCCTAGTGGTAGCCTGGTGGTATCCTAGTGGTATCCTAGTGGTAGCCTAGTGGTAGCCTGGTGGTATCCTAGTGGTAGCCTAGTGGTAGCCTAGTGGTATCCTAGTGGTAGCCTAGTGGTAGCCTAGTGGTATCCTAGTGGTAGCCTAGTGTTATTGTTGCTTCAAGATGTACAGCTTccctacatcgcagatttttagtaggttgtCACATGATACcttacgcgcattctattggctgatggcatctggaagtgcactgtgttccgagactcttTGATAGCAGCGCACTtacgtgaaacacaaaagtgttttaaacagtctatcagagtgttttaaaggtaatacagatagaaggtggtttaatatcaggatgggggggggggtagtgagGGATCACTGTGTTAATGATTACAAAGACAAGAATGCCGctagaagagaagagaaacatgGGCAGATGCTACACGCTTACTTAAACACACATGTTCAGGTACGCGTGGTCcacaaacgtttttttttttattagggGGACGTGCCCATGAAGACCCGGATTGGATTCTATGCTGTGAATCCCTGATGGATGATTTGGAGACACCAGCAGTAAAACAATGTGTGAACAGAGCTGAGATGTTTAGGACCCGGTGACTAGAGGTTGGTGGAGGGTTCACATTATGAACAGGACATGTAGGAAGACTCACATCTAACCTGGGGTGTGAGCACAGGGGTATGGTATCTCATATAtcgttgggttagggttagcttaaTTTAAAGCTAAGGTTTTGTTGCAATCATCTGATAATTATATAAAACTCATCTAACAACCACCCCAAGGTACCGCAAAAGTACACAAGTACTGTATGAATGAGTTCATGAACACTGCTCCTCATTCAGTTCataaaaacatgtgttttcttAAATTGATGTTTAACTTGGTTATTAAGTTCAAAATAGTTCTAAagttaataatgaaataatttctgaaggtaatcagaatcagaattttTATATTCTTTGCAACACAGAAATTAAAGTTCGGTCCTgaagcgcccccccccccatgagtaGAACCTCCTGTGTGTAGAGAGAAAAACACGTTTAACTTCACGCTAGGCTGTTTGTCAGAGGAACAGTCACCTGtacctgcgtgtgtgtgatcacacctCACTGTTAAACACTATCGTCAGCACACAAACACCACCAAGCACAACCTAATCTACACAATGAAAgcagttgtcatggaaacagaaacagcAGCGACGCCGTTCCAGCATCCTGCATCGCCGTGAACGAGGTGGCGCCCATGAAGCCGTTCCGTTCTGTGGGCAGCGAACCCATGACCAACAGAGGGGACGTCACGGAGCCACAGGCGGGGTGTTTGGACTGTGTTGACCAATGAGATTCACTGATcctgatttaaatgtttactgCAAAACATGACTGTCCATATCCATATCCATACATTACTTAAACATTTTTAGACAGgttttgttattgttgtatGTAAACAATCCAAAACATGAGAAAATTACAACGTTGGAATATTTAATTTAGTGTAAAACTTTGTTCtaataaatgtatgattttCTGAACGTTAATCacaatcaaatcaaagaaacaTGCAATAAACATGTAAACCTGAACTGTTACTATATTTTGTGTGGCCTTGTAGACTATTTTTGCACATGAGACATTACAGATGATCAACGTCAGTCGCTGGGAtgagaacaagaacaagatttAATGTTTGCAGCAGTTTTCTGCAGTGTTTGCTAAGGGGGGCTGATTCTgcctgcagaaaaagaaaaagaagaacataCTGTTTGTTTTCCCCTTGGGGAAGTTATTTTTCCCATCCAGTCTATTTTCACACACGTATGTATACGGTACAGACCCTGAAACACCCACACAGGGGGGATAGAACAACATGCAGGTGAATAATGGGGGGTAGAGAGGCGGGCAGCTCCTCTGTGAGCAGCTTCTGGGGgacggtgtcttgctcaagggcacctcggcagtgctcaggaggtgaactgacatcCTCTACTGCCAGTTCACGGGATTCAAACCGGGGGTTCTCTGGTCTCCAGCCTGAAACATGGTGGACTGAGCTGGTGCTGCCCCCTACAGGGAGTCTGCAGCACAGCACACGTAATGTCAAACTTCAAAAATACCTCTTAAAACCTGTTGTCCCTCCTAAACTGAATCAATATATAAAGGGTTAAATTCAGACCCACATGGTTTGAGTGGACAAACGTGTCCTTCGCTCAGACGTTGATTAGTTAACAGTTTAGAGATCATTAACTACCTGAGGGAAGATGCTTTCCAGTAACTTTATTTCCATTATGATTGCATTGatcatacatttatttacatttaatcaTGCTGTCATGTGATCTCCACAGATAATTCACACTATTCAGTACAATAAATCAGTGTGATACACGTGTGAATAGGAAACACACTGCCTGTAACTAGGATTCAGGAAcattatgaataataataaaaaacataagTTTAAACAATCAGCAACAGGAATAACATGAAGAAACACAAGAGAAAGAGCGTCTGATCCGTACagaataataaatgtatttggGTGGCAGATCCTGCTGAACATGCTTCCTGTTTCCCAGGCCTCACAAACGATCATATTGTTTAGTTCTATCGGTATTGATCAGTGTGAATATTGGTGATGCTACTCACGGATCTCATTGCGTGTCTACACACTGATGGTGGGACGTCACTGATTGGAGTGAAGGCTGTGGACGTGCAAACGTtaaaacactgcaaacacagaTGAGACGTGACCTCTCCAGTTGacttgtgggtaatgtagtgaGACTCATATCAGAACGTAACTTCTCACCACAGATTCTCCCCTCAGATCACTCCAGACCATTAAAACCATGCCAACGGCAGCAGAAGTGTGTCGTGGGTATGATCTCAGTCATGTTGCCCCAGCTGGGACGTTTCTACCCTGATCTTCATGCTGTCATTAGGGTTGGTAAACAATGGGTTAACATCACTGTTTCCAAATCAACTCAAAGCtgaaaaaaccttttaaatctttttttttccctaaaattGGACCAAAACATGAGGTGCATTTTGACATTTCTTGACAAAAGATAATTTGTCAAGAAGGTTTAATCTCTACAAAGTTgtactaatatactgtattaataaaGTTGTTTCACATGGTTTATGAATAAAGATTAAAACCAATATCTGCATAAGAAGGATTTTCATCTACACCCCCAAAAGCTCTGCATGCTTCACCCTACTCCCCACTCCCTCATCATCCATCCCCCCCAGACGGTTAACAGTCCATCCGACCTGCATCTCCTCACGGCTGTAAAAACCTGCTGTGATCAGGTTAGCAAAGGTCATGTTATCATCTATGCTGAACTGATTTAACTTCAGCATACCCGTCTGTACTGCCTCTCGTTCTGACGTGTTGGATTCACATTCTACATCACAGACAACAGATCTGCTGCTTAACGGCTTCAACAGTCTCTAAAGACTCTCACGTTTCTAAATAGCATGAATCTAAAAAAAGCGACAACATTCATAAAAGCAACACGAAGCTTAACAGTCAAAAACGTTTGAGGCAAAATAGCGCTAGTTCTGTTGTTAGGCTACATAGTGGCAGGTTACATATGGACTGTGTTAATGAACATGAAAGTTGTGCACACATTTGTGAATACACCCTACCCCCCCGACTCTGTTCCTCGTAGTGACTATACTTATCTTAGTTGCCTTATTATATGAAGAACGAATCGACCACTAGACACCGATCCACACGGTGCTGGTCCAGGAGTGAACCCTGATCATGTGTTCATGTCATGTCAGACCTGAAGGAGCAGGATGACAACCTGCAAGTTCCTCTGGAAGTCTTGGTTTGTCTCGCTGTTCGAGGCCTTGAAAAATCTACTCAGGTTTGGGGGGGATAAAGGAGTCAAGAACGTTTCTAGGATATTGTTAATTTTCTTGACTATTTTGTTAATTACAGATAAACTACCTGACATATTGCCTTGTTCCACAGCAGTAACTCAAGAGAACCACCAGGGGGCTCTTTGGCCTGACATGACACCACACCACAGAGACAGAGTTCTTTAGACCAGCGGGTCTGGGGTCCCAGGCCTGATGGGCTCCACCTGGGGCTCAGTGGGCGGGGTAGAGATGTCCTCCACCTGCTCCGACTCTGCTCCAGTCACCActaccgccacctgctggtagAGCAGCAAGAGGtgagcaggaagtgtgtgaggTGTGAGGTGTGAGGCGTGAGGCGTGAGGTGTGAGGCGTGAGGTGTGAGGTGTGAGGTGTGAGGCGTGAGGTGTGAGGCGTGAGGTGTGAGGCGTGAGGCGTGAGGCGTACCTGAGATGTGTcggctgcagcaggagaggCGTGAACCACCTGCATGGCTGGAACAGGTGGGGGACGAGTCTGTGGATAGACAGGCCCCTGGCTGGGAGCCTGAggacccacacccacacacacacacacacacacacacacacacacacacacacacacacacacacacacacacacacacacacacacacacacacacacacacacacacacacacacacacaacaggtaACAGTCACACGTAACACACATGACAGAACatatttattatattcattTGTTCAGAT of the Antennarius striatus isolate MH-2024 chromosome 14, ASM4005453v1, whole genome shotgun sequence genome contains:
- the LOC137607674 gene encoding eukaryotic translation initiation factor 4 gamma-like isoform X2 — protein: MVQQRWLGTCALCLVAMAISGLLTVQPPHQSDQPPVEPHGSTPQTPRIAFFLPMEITNRVFTDALLNPASDDYQSLYEEVSDLLESIYNCSDYNTCPTDVFYGGITAMTFRANTVQPQTLQLNLNFTTKDKITLAIASTPTTINTTTAATATPATPTSVTATTPTAKDTTTTTTATTTTTTATNTLQQTLTTASITTPPHTTTTTSTTSPIQEPASTTRIIHGNQTHGVKKLAVKATTGNLYNKHTDSPRQASDPPPAGDNSNDWIRRWGTAILVLAAANLFLLIVIFIMMFVRWCGKKTENNHTNPFEDSCYFEKKQLPQDPLPAYTPGAPAIQGPGPVPVTAGDVPMKTRIGFYAVNP
- the LOC137607674 gene encoding transcription initiation factor TFIID subunit 12-like isoform X1 is translated as MVQQRWLGTCALCLVAMAISGLLTVQPPHQSDQPPVEPHGSTPQTPRIAFFLPMEITNRVFTDALLNPASDDYQSLYEEVSDLLESIYNCSDYNTCPTDVFYGGITAMTFRSGSVIATPTVVFNTYFINPSIIHFFFFTRANTVQPQTLQLNLNFTTKDKITLAIASTPTTINTTTAATATPATPTSVTATTPTAKDTTTTTTATTTTTTATNTLQQTLTTASITTPPHTTTTTSTTSPIQEPASTTRIIHGNQTHGVKKLAVKATTGNLYNKHTDSPRQASDPPPAGDNSNDWIRRWGTAILVLAAANLFLLIVIFIMMFVRWCGKKTENNHTNPFEDSCYFEKKQLPQDPLPAYTPGAPAIQGPGPVPVTAGDVPMKTRIGFYAVNP